One window of the Benincasa hispida cultivar B227 chromosome 3, ASM972705v1, whole genome shotgun sequence genome contains the following:
- the LOC120074481 gene encoding heavy metal-associated isoprenylated plant protein 23-like: MGFEHYLICISHKHYNKQLQLQTVELKVAMDCDGCELKVKKALSSLPGVKSVKINRKQLKVTVIGYVEANKVLKKAKSTGKKAEIWPYVPYNLVAHPYIAPIYDKKAPPGYVRNNNIEDNNGSFLKFDDPSNFVTMFSDDNPNACSIM; this comes from the exons ATGGGCTTTGAGCATTATTTGATATGCATTTCCCATAAACATTACAACAAACAACTCCAATTACAGACTGTGGAGCTCAAGGTTGCCATGGATTGTGATGGCTGTGAACTTAAAGTCAAGAAAGCCCTTTCTTCTTTACCAG GGGTGAAATCTGTGAAGATAAACAGAAAGCAACTGAAGGTAACAGTTATTGGATATGTAGAAGCAAACAAAGTATTGAAGAAGGCAAAATCCACAGGAAAAAAGGCAGAGATTTGGCCATATGTGCCCTATAATTTAGTGGCACATCCCTACATTGCTCCAATTTATGACAAAAAAGCCCCTCCTGGCTATGTGAGAAATAACAATATAGAGGACAATAATGGAAGTTTCCTCAAGTTTGATGACCCTTCAAACTTTGTCACCATGTTTAGTGATGATAACCCTAATGCTTGCTCCATTATGTAG